The following is a genomic window from Adhaeribacter radiodurans.
CCTTCTTACCAGGTGTAATCCGAAATTTATATAAGATTAGTTCTGAACTGGATTATGAATTTGTGATGGTTACGAACCAGGACGGATTAGGTACTTCTTCTTATCCGGAAAATACTTTTTGGCCTTTCCAGAACAAAATGTTGGAAATTCTGGCCGGTGAAGGAATAACTTTTTCAGACATTTTAATTGATAGAAGTTTTGAACACGAAAATTTACCTACCCGCAAGCCTGGCATTGGAATGCTGCAAAAGTATTTATCAGGAAATTACGATTTAGTAAATTCCTATGTGATTGGCGATAGAGTTACCGATATAAAATTAGCTGATAACCTGGGATGTAAAGCTATTTATCTCAACGAAAGCTATAATGCTACAATTGCTTTTTCTACTAACAGTTGGGATGAAATTTACAACTATCTTCGTTTGCCTGCTCGTAAAGCAAGTATCATCCGCAATACCAACGAAACCAAAATTAAAGTTAATTTAAACTTGGATGGTACCGGAGAGATGCACATCCATACCGGATTAGGTTTTTTCGATCACATGTTAGAGCAATTGAGTAAACATTCAGGTGCAGATATGAAGATTCAGGTAGAAGGAGATTTACACATTGATGAGCATCACACCATCGAAGATACAGCTATTGCCATTGGCGAAGCTTTTGCCCAAGCCTTAGGTGATAAAAGAGGTATTAGCCGCTACGGGTATTTATTACCCATGGACGATGTATTGGCCCAGGTAGCGTTAGACTTTTCCGGTAGACCTTGGTTGGTTTGGGAAGCAGATTTTAAACGTGAAAAAGTAGGCGATATGCCAACAGAAATGTTTTTCCACTTCTTTAAATCGTTCTCGGATGCTGCTAAATGTAATTTAAATGTGAAAGCCGAAGGTGCCAACGAACACCACAAAATTGAAGCAATTTTTAAAGCAGTAGCTAAGTCTATTAAAATGGCAGTGGCGCGTGACGTAAACAAAATGGAGATTCCCAGTACCAAAGGTATTTTATAATGAGTATTGTTATTATTGATTACAAAGGAGGTAATGTACAATCAGTAAAGTTTGCGCTGGAAAGATTAGGAGCAGAAGCCACTTTGAGCGCTGATCCGGAAGTGATCAGAAGCGCCGATAAAATTATATTTCCGGGCGAAGGGGAGGCTAGTTCTGCTATGGAGGAGCTAAGAGCCCGCGGTTTAGATAAAGTAATTCCTGAATTAACGCAACCCTTTCTAGGCATTTGTTTAGGTATCCAGCTTTTATGCCGGCACTCCCAAGAAAATGACACGCAAATGCTTGATATTATTCCAGTTGATGTGGTTCGGTTTAATCATAGCTTAAAGGTTCCACATATGGGTTGGAATAACTTATTTGATTTAAAAGGCGATTTGTTTAATGGCGTAAATGAGCAGGATTACGTTTATTTTGTACATAGCTATTATTTACCCGTTTGTGAATACACCATTGCCACAGGAGCTTACCCAGAACCTTTTAGTGCGGCTGTACAATACAAAAATTTTTACGCCATGCAGTTCCATACCGAAAAAAGTGGCCCTACCGGTACACGAATTATAGAGAACTTCCTCGCTTTATGATGCAGATTATTCCCGCGATTGATATTATTGGTGGCCAGTGCGTCCGCCTAACTGAAGGTGATTTTACCCAGCAAAAAACGTATGCCAGCAATCCGGTAGAAGTTGCTAAACAATTTGTTGATGCCGGTTTACAACGCTTGCATTTAGTAGATTTAGACGGAGCCCGGGCACGTAAACCTCTAAATTTAGCTGTATTAGAAGCCATTGCTACTCAAACAAATTTAATTATTGATTTTGGCGGCGGTATTCAGTCAGAAGAATCTATTCAGCAAGCGTTTAATGCCGGAGCACAGCAAATTACTGCTGGTAGTATTGCCGTACGCGAGGTAAGCTTAGTGCAGCATTGGTTAGAAAAATTCGGGGCTAATAAAATAATTATTGGAGCCGATTTTCGTGATAACTTTATTTCTATAAATGCCTGGGCTGAGCAATCTACGGTTTCGCTTACTAATTTTATTCAACAGTATTTAGAATACGGGGCTCAGACCTTTATTTGTACCGATGTCAGTAAAGACGGTAAATTGCAGGGACCGGCTACTCAAACTTACACCGAGCTGGTTCAAAGTTTTCCGAAAGCTGGGTTTATTGCTAGCGGTGGTGTAACAACCATTAACGATTTAGAAGAATTAAAAGCTATCGGAATGGAAGGCGTAATTATTGGAAAAGCCATTTACGAAGGAACCATTACCCTGGCAGATTTAAATAAATTTGTATGTTAACAAAACGTATTATTCCTTGTCTGGATATAAAAAACGGACGAACCGTGAAAGGGGTAATGTTCGAAAACATCCGGGATGCAGGTGATCCGGTGGCTTTGGCCGCCGAGTACGCCCGGCAAGGAGCGGATGAACTGGTGTTTTTAGATATTACCGCCACTAACGAAGAGCGTAAAACCTTTGCTCAACTCGTCCGGGAAATTGCGCGCCATATTGATATTCCGTTTACGGTAGGAGGCGGTATTGGTGCTATCCGCGACGTGGAAGTACTTCTGCACGAAGGAGCCGATAAAGTATCTATTAACTCTGCCGCTATAAAAGAACCGCAACTGGTATACGATCTGGCTAAACGTTTCGGTAGCCAATGTATAACGGTTGCCATTGATACCAAATTAACTGCTACGGGTTGGAAAGTATTTAGCCGCGCCGGAACCTTGGAAACGGAACATGCTACATTAGATTGGGCAAAACAAATTACGGATTTAGGTGCCGGCGAAATTTTGCTCACCTCTATGAGCCACGATGGTACCAAAAACGGATTTGCTTTGGATATTACCGGTGCTGTTTCACAGGGAGTTTCTATTCCGGTTATTGCTTCGGGAGGAGCCGGCCAAATGGAACACTTTGCGGATGTATTTAATAAAGCACAGGCAGATGCTGCTTTGGCTGCCAGTATTTTTCACTTCGGCGAGATTCCCATTCCTGCCCTTAAAAAATATTTAGTTAACCAGGATTTACCTATTCGTTTATGTTATTAGATTTTGCAAAAGCTGGTGGCTTGTTACCCGTAGTTATTCAAGACAATTCTTCTCAGGAAGTACTTATGGTTGGGTTTATGAACCAAGAGGCATACGAAAAAACCCAGCAAGAAAAAGTAGTTACTTTTTATTCCAGAACCAAAAATCGCCTTTGGACCAAAGGAGAAACCAGCGGTAATTTCCTGCACGTAGTTAGTATTCAGGTAGATTGCGATCAAGATACATTATTAATTAAAGCAAATCCGGTTGGGCCGGTTTGCCATACCGGTGCCCGTACTTGTTTTGAACCAGCTCCAGATACAAATACCTCCAATACAATTCCAACACCCGATGTGTTTTTTCTAAAATATCTCGAAAATCTAATTCAGGACCGGCGCAAAAATCCGCAGGAAAAATCGTATACGAATCTGCTTTTTGAAAAAGGAATTCAGAAGATTGCACAAAAGGTAGGAGAGGAAGCCGTGGAAACAGTTATTGATGCTGTAGCCGGCAATAAAGAACGTTTAAAGGAAGAAGCGGCTGATTTATTATATCATCTGCTGGTATTATTAGCTGCCTCAGATTTGCAATTATCCGACGTTATTCAAGTATTACAAAAGCGGCATCAGAAATAAGGATAAAATCATTAATCTTTAACGAGCCTACTGTTTGCAGGTTCCGGTAAGTATTTATAGTAATTCTAAGGCCGTAGAAATGTTTTCTTAAATGTTAAAGATTATGTTAAATTGAGTTTCTGCTTTGGCATTAGATTTATTCGGATAAGTTATATGTAACAATAAAGCTTAAACATGCCTGTAAACTATATCTGCACAACCTGCGGCGTACAATATGCCGCTACCGATAAAGAACCGGAGCGTTGTATCATCTGCGAAGACGATCGCCAGTACGTAAACTGGCAGGGACAAACCTGGACTACCTTACCGGAAATGCAGCAAGAATACCGCAATGATATTCAACAGGTAGAGCCAAATTTATATCAGATCCACACTACTCCTAAATTTGGTATTGCTCAGAAAGCCTATTTACTTGTAAACCCTAGCGGAAATATTCTATGGGATTGTATTACTCTGATTGACGAGGACACCATAAAATTTATTCAAAGCCTCGGAGGTATTCAAGCTATTGCGCTTTCCCATCCGCATTATTATTCATCAATTGTTAATTGGAGCCGCACATTTAACAATGCTCCCATTTACATTCACGCCTCTGATAAAGAATGGGTAACGCAATCAGATAATGCTATTCAGTTTTGGGAGGGAAAAATACTAGAACTAATCGATAGTATAAGTATAATAAACTGCGGCGGGCATTTTCCGGGAGCTTGTGTACTGCATTGGCCAGCTGGGGCCGATGGAAAAGGAGTGGTATTATCCGGCGATACGCTCCAGGTTGCCATGGATCGGCAATCCGTTTCGTTTATGTATTCTTATCCTAACTTAATTCCTTTACGTCAGGCAGAAATAATTGCTATACGGGATGCCCTGCAGGGCGTGAATTTTGAACGCATGTACGGAGCTTTTGAGCCGTATATTAAACAAAATGCCCGACAAGCTTTCGATCATTCTATTGTTCGTTACCTCCAGATTTACGAATAATTACTACTCAGGAGATTATTCTTTTTTTATCAGCTACGTACCCTTATAATTAATTTCTCTCATAATCTTTAATCTAAGATTATCGTAGAAGCTTACAATTAATTATTTCATCCAATCCTATTTAACCAAACCCATTTAAAACTATGAATTACATTCTTAACCTTTTAGTAAACGCCGGTGTCGTAATGCTAATGGCTTATATATTGCCCCAGGTGCGCGTAAAAAGCTTTGGTACTGCTTTGTGGGTCGCTTTTCTGGTGAGTATTTTAAATGTTACGGTTGGTTTCTTGCTGCGTTTACCACTTAATTTAGTAACCTTCTTTTTGCTAAGTTTTTTCGTTCGCCTGATAGTAACTGCTATAATCATTAAACTGGTAGATAAATTGTTAAGTAACTTTGAGGTGCGCGGTTTTTGGCCGGCATTGGTAATAGCTTTAGCTATAGCTATAGCCGGGGCTCTTTTCGACCGCCAAGAAGCCGAAGAGCGGTACGATACTGCTTCTCAAACAATTATCAGTAACCAAACCGTAATCTAAATTCAATCACTATTTTCGATGAAGCCTGCTCTTTGAACAAAGAGCAGGCTTTGTTTTTTAAAATAAGCAATTAAAGGCTCTCTTTACTAATTATTTAAACTTGAAGTGTTACGAATATCCTGCAATAAAACAGTCCTCTTGTAGAAAATTTTTCTAAAATTTAAACGGCATGTTATGTTAATTATAATAAAAGCCTAGCTTTGTTCAGCGAATTAAAATATAATAGCATGAGTGCTTATTCAAACGGTTCCTTGCACCAATTCCGGAACCTGGTTGGTTTCAAATACGAAATGTATAATAGCTTATTCTCTTCTTTGCCCTTTTATCGGGTAGAGAAAACAGGAGTGCTCTTATCATTGTTTTTGTTACATTGCGAAGAAGGATTAAAAAAAGAATCTAGTCCGAACGAAATTATTGAATCATTTTTTCAGCAGTATACCTCTTATGCCACTGAACAGGAGCAAACCGATTTATTATTTCGTTTTGTTCAATTTGCCGAACGCCAGGTAGTTTTATTTGATGCTTTAGAAGATGCAGCATTTAATCAGATAAACGATATGCAAGGAGTTGGCACCTTAAAGCATCTGGAATCTGAAATTGTTCAGTACCGGACCCAGAATAAGTTAGCTGAAAAATTACAGGATTTTTCCGTTCGTTTGGTCTTAACTGCTCATCCCACACAATTTTATCCCAGTGAGGTTCTAGGAATTATTAATGATTTATCTAAAGCCTTAACGAACGATAATACCGCTTTAGCAAATTCTTACCTGCAACAGTTAGGTAAAACACCTTTTTTCAAAAAAGAAAAACCTACCCCTTACGACGAAGCCGTAAATTTAATCTGGTTTTTAGAAAATGTCTTTTATCCAGCTACCGGTCAAATCTTATCTTATTTAAAAAACAGATTTCCAAATGCTATTAATCCGAATAATCCTTTAATTAGAATGGGTTTTTGGCCAGGCGGAGACCGGGATGGGAATCCGTTTGTAACGGTGCCTAATACCTTAAAAGTAGCCGAGGCTTTGCGGGGTGGAATAGTAAAATCTTATTATTTGGAAGTTCGCCGGTTGAAAAAACGCCTTACTTTTAAAGGAGTTGCTAATTTGCTGGCAGACCTGGAACAACGATTATACAATAATTTATTTGTACCAGGTTATAAAGCCGATTTATCAGTAGCAGAAATAAAAGGTACCATGCAGCAGATTCGGGCAACTATTCTGCGCTTGCATAATGGCTTATTTGTAAACCAGGTAGATTCTTTTCTGAATAAAGTAGATTTGTTTGGCTTGCATTTCGCTTCACTCGACATCCGGCAGGATTCTTCGGTGCATACCAGATTGCTGGAAGAAGTAGCAGGTAAGTCGGATGTTTTACCTGAAAATTACGCAGAACTATCTGAAGACGATAAAATCAATGCTTTATTAGCAATAGAAAAAACTATTGAACCTGCATTTTTTGAAGACGAGCTGTTGCAAGACACCCTCGAATCATTAAATGCTATTAAAACTATTCAGGCCTTTAACGGAGAAGCAGGTTGCCACCGGTACATTATCAGCCATAGTACCAGTGCGCTAAATGTATTAGAAGTATATGCCCTTTTCATACTGCGGGGCTGGGAACCAGAATCTATTTCGGTGGATATCGTGCCACTTTTCGAGACAATCGAAGATTTGCGGAATTCCGGATCTGTTATGCAAAAGCTATATGAAAATCAAACTTACCGGCAACACTTACAATCGCGCGGTAACGTGCAAACCATTATGCTGGGATTTTCGGATGGAACCAAGGATGGCGGCTATTTAATGGCAAACTGGAGCATTTATAAGGCTAAAGAAATGCTTAGCAACCTTTCTAAACAATATGAGATAGAGGTTGTATTTTTTGATGGTCGGGGGGGGCCGCCCGCCCGGGGAGGTGGAAAAACGCACCAATTTTATGCCTCTATGGGAAGAAACATTGCCAATAAAGAAATTCAATTAACCATTCAAGGGCAAACCATTAGCTCTAATTTCGGTACTGTAGATGCTGCCCGGTACAATATGGAGCAATTAATGCATGCCGGAATTAGTAATGCACTTTTCTCAAACCGGGAAAAAACATTAACCGAGCCCGAAGAAGAATTGCTTATTAGCCTGGCTAACGAAAGCTTTAATGCGTATAATACTTTAAAAAACCACCCTGATTTTCTGGAATACCTGAATTATGTAAGCCCTTTACGGTACTACGCCGAAGCTAATATTGGCAGTCGGCCGGCTAAACGTAAATCCGGTCAATTAAACCTAGACGATTTACGAGCCGTGCCTTACGTTGGAGCCTGGAGTCAGTTAAAGCAAAACGTACCTGGGTTTTATGGCGTAGGAACTGCCTTAGAGAAAATGGAAGCCGCTGGTAAATGGCCGGAATTAAAAGCTTTATACGAAGATTCTTTATTCTTTAAAACGTTACTCGATAATTGCGAAATGGCCATGAATAAATGCTGTTTTCCAGTTACGGCTTATCTGGCGGAGCACCCTAAATATGGTGTTCTTTGGAAGATTATGAACGAAGAATTTGAAAGAAGCAAAAAGTATTTACTTCTTCTTTCGGGTAGCGACGAGTTAATGGCAGATAAACCCATTGACCAGCTTTCTATTCAATTAAGACAAAGAATAGAGTTACCATTGATTACCATTCAGCAATATGCTCTTACTAAAATACGGGCTATGGAAGAACAACAATTAGAAAGAGACGAAAAGAAAATCTATGAAAAACTAGTAATGCGTTGTTCTTTTGGTATCATAAACGCGGAGCGGAATTCAGCTTAGCTAATTCAGCAATAATCAATAATTAGTGAAAAGCCCTAAACATTCAGGGCTTTTTTCATTTTCAATAGGGTAGGGGAGAGGATTCTATTTAGCCTGTATCATTCCTTGCTTTTTAACCGAACTAGGTTTTTAGGTTTTTATCTTGTTACATCAAACCGGAATGGTAAGCTATGTCATTTTGTAGAAGGCATAATTATTATGTGCTTTTTTCAGACTCTTCAGAACATACTCATAATTATCATTTAAATTAATGAGTATAGCATTACAATAACAATAATTTTTCTTACTAATCTTCAAGTTATTCAAGGATATTTTAAATCTTATCTTAAACAATAAGTTGACTTGATTAAATATTTAACTTAATAAATCTTATAAACGCATGAATTATAAATAGAGATAAGAATTTATAAGAGTAAGATAAATCTTAATTAGCCAGTTTTGTTCTTGCTATCTTCTTATCATTTATCAGGTGTTGATAAAAGGTAGTTATCCATATTGCTGTTGAAGTGTGTATAAGTATAACTTATCCATATCAGGAAAATTTTGAACGGAAATCTTAAATTTGGATATTCTATTCTTATATTTAGTAGTTGTAAGATAATTCTGAAATATTTACTTGCTGATAAATATGAGCGAAAAAAAAATTTGCCTATCGTGTTCTGTGACTATTATGGAGGACGCTAATTTTTGCCATAATTGTGGAGTGCAAGTAAAATGTAAAGGCTGCGGTGAACCCTTAGTTAAGGAAGCAAGAAATTGTAGTAATTGTGGTCTAGCAGTTACTGCAATAAATCAAAATTCTTCTGTTAATACTTTTAAACTGAGGGAAAAAAAAGACGAACGGATATACGAAATAGAATTTACCAATGAGGTTGGTAAAGAAATGAAAGAAGTGATAGCGGACCTATTGCTAAATAAAATAAAATTTAATAATAGCGAAGAGGAAAACATCGGCCATTTACTTGCAACGGAATCAGTGGAGCAAGAGCAAGTAAACGGGAATGAAGAATTACCAATAGAATCAATTACAAAGCAATTACCATCAGTAAAGAGCCATAGTAATGCAACTGAGGAACCTACTCTTATATATCCGCACCTAAATGATTTAGAAATAAAACTTGATTGTAAAGAAAATGAATGGTTGTTGCTCTTTGCTTTTTACAATTCTAATTATGGGGCAAATACTTTTACAAGAGATATTGTGTGGCAATTGTATAAGGATAAAAGAAAAACCGAAACCAGATTTAAAAATTTAGGTACTAATTGGAGATCCTTATTTAAAAAATATTTGGCTACCGTTAAAGAAAATGAATTTCGGTTTACTACAGCGGGACTACAAAAAGTAAAAAGTTTACTCCGCCTAAACGATGATACAGGAGAAAATTACACGCCACGTAAAAATGTGTCTTCCGGCAATACCAGATCTAACAGCATTCGCAGCATTCCAGTATCCCGAAAAGTAATAGCCAATAGTATTGTACCGAATGAGTTTGACGTGTATAAAAATGAATATAAGGAGGGGCTGGAATCTTTTTTCCGGCGCAAAAATCCGGGTAGTGGTAATCCTAACCGCATTATAACTATTGCTTATTATATTACTAAAGTAAACCACCAGGAATATTTCACCGAGGGCAACATTGATTATGCCTATCGGATATTGAACTTAGGAGGAAAACCGGCTCATTTAAAACAAATAATTATAAACCTAAAAAATGAGCGGCTCTGGTTCCAAAAGATTATAGACAATACCACCACTGGGTGGAAATTAACTCGCCAGGGAGAAATTTACGTAGAAGAGAAATTACCGGCTCGCACTTAACAAATGTTTTATACAAAAATAATCAAGTTTAGTTATTATGTTAAATAGGGTGCTCTTGCTTAGAGCCGGTTAATTTTCTATTGTAACTCCGATGATGATTCTAAAACTTTTACGGTAACTAATAGTTGCCCCAAGTGCCGTTGGGTATGTTCTGCTGCATGAAAAAGTAAACCCAATACAGTAGAAGGTATTTTAGCCCGACCAACAAGCCTGGTTTCACTTAATTGATTGCTGTCGGTTTGTTTTAGTTGGGCAATTGCTTTGTCTACCTGATTATTAAAATTCTGCACTAAACCGATTAAGTTTAATTGTGCCACATCAGGTTGACTTTCCTGAGCTAAAGCTTTTAATTGCTCCGTATTTAAAGCCTCGCCACGAGCATACGTAAATAGCCGATCTAAAACTCCGGTAAGATGTTGCAAATGAAAACCCGCCGTAGCTACCGGGCCAGGTTTTTTCCAAAGTAAATCCTCGTTAAAATTGTTTGTTAATTCATTTACTTCTTCACGCGCCTGTAATAATGCATGTGCCACTGGTTGCAAATTCCAATGAATATCTGCTATAGGTCCGCGTAACCAAACTTCTAAATTATTTTTCTCTGCCATACTAATGAATTTTGCCAGCTGTTCGATTGATTATTAAATCGATTTTTGATTAACTACAAA
Proteins encoded in this region:
- the hisB gene encoding bifunctional histidinol-phosphatase/imidazoleglycerol-phosphate dehydratase HisB, translated to MKKVLFIDRDGTILVEPKTDYQVDSFDKFSFLPGVIRNLYKISSELDYEFVMVTNQDGLGTSSYPENTFWPFQNKMLEILAGEGITFSDILIDRSFEHENLPTRKPGIGMLQKYLSGNYDLVNSYVIGDRVTDIKLADNLGCKAIYLNESYNATIAFSTNSWDEIYNYLRLPARKASIIRNTNETKIKVNLNLDGTGEMHIHTGLGFFDHMLEQLSKHSGADMKIQVEGDLHIDEHHTIEDTAIAIGEAFAQALGDKRGISRYGYLLPMDDVLAQVALDFSGRPWLVWEADFKREKVGDMPTEMFFHFFKSFSDAAKCNLNVKAEGANEHHKIEAIFKAVAKSIKMAVARDVNKMEIPSTKGIL
- the hisH gene encoding imidazole glycerol phosphate synthase subunit HisH, whose protein sequence is MSIVIIDYKGGNVQSVKFALERLGAEATLSADPEVIRSADKIIFPGEGEASSAMEELRARGLDKVIPELTQPFLGICLGIQLLCRHSQENDTQMLDIIPVDVVRFNHSLKVPHMGWNNLFDLKGDLFNGVNEQDYVYFVHSYYLPVCEYTIATGAYPEPFSAAVQYKNFYAMQFHTEKSGPTGTRIIENFLAL
- the hisA gene encoding 1-(5-phosphoribosyl)-5-[(5-phosphoribosylamino)methylideneamino]imidazole-4-carboxamide isomerase: MMQIIPAIDIIGGQCVRLTEGDFTQQKTYASNPVEVAKQFVDAGLQRLHLVDLDGARARKPLNLAVLEAIATQTNLIIDFGGGIQSEESIQQAFNAGAQQITAGSIAVREVSLVQHWLEKFGANKIIIGADFRDNFISINAWAEQSTVSLTNFIQQYLEYGAQTFICTDVSKDGKLQGPATQTYTELVQSFPKAGFIASGGVTTINDLEELKAIGMEGVIIGKAIYEGTITLADLNKFVC
- the hisF gene encoding imidazole glycerol phosphate synthase subunit HisF, with the translated sequence MLTKRIIPCLDIKNGRTVKGVMFENIRDAGDPVALAAEYARQGADELVFLDITATNEERKTFAQLVREIARHIDIPFTVGGGIGAIRDVEVLLHEGADKVSINSAAIKEPQLVYDLAKRFGSQCITVAIDTKLTATGWKVFSRAGTLETEHATLDWAKQITDLGAGEILLTSMSHDGTKNGFALDITGAVSQGVSIPVIASGGAGQMEHFADVFNKAQADAALAASIFHFGEIPIPALKKYLVNQDLPIRLCY
- the hisIE gene encoding bifunctional phosphoribosyl-AMP cyclohydrolase/phosphoribosyl-ATP diphosphatase HisIE; its protein translation is MLLDFAKAGGLLPVVIQDNSSQEVLMVGFMNQEAYEKTQQEKVVTFYSRTKNRLWTKGETSGNFLHVVSIQVDCDQDTLLIKANPVGPVCHTGARTCFEPAPDTNTSNTIPTPDVFFLKYLENLIQDRRKNPQEKSYTNLLFEKGIQKIAQKVGEEAVETVIDAVAGNKERLKEEAADLLYHLLVLLAASDLQLSDVIQVLQKRHQK
- a CDS encoding MBL fold metallo-hydrolase, producing the protein MPVNYICTTCGVQYAATDKEPERCIICEDDRQYVNWQGQTWTTLPEMQQEYRNDIQQVEPNLYQIHTTPKFGIAQKAYLLVNPSGNILWDCITLIDEDTIKFIQSLGGIQAIALSHPHYYSSIVNWSRTFNNAPIYIHASDKEWVTQSDNAIQFWEGKILELIDSISIINCGGHFPGACVLHWPAGADGKGVVLSGDTLQVAMDRQSVSFMYSYPNLIPLRQAEIIAIRDALQGVNFERMYGAFEPYIKQNARQAFDHSIVRYLQIYE
- a CDS encoding phage holin family protein, yielding MNYILNLLVNAGVVMLMAYILPQVRVKSFGTALWVAFLVSILNVTVGFLLRLPLNLVTFFLLSFFVRLIVTAIIIKLVDKLLSNFEVRGFWPALVIALAIAIAGALFDRQEAEERYDTASQTIISNQTVI
- a CDS encoding phosphoenolpyruvate carboxylase, with amino-acid sequence MSAYSNGSLHQFRNLVGFKYEMYNSLFSSLPFYRVEKTGVLLSLFLLHCEEGLKKESSPNEIIESFFQQYTSYATEQEQTDLLFRFVQFAERQVVLFDALEDAAFNQINDMQGVGTLKHLESEIVQYRTQNKLAEKLQDFSVRLVLTAHPTQFYPSEVLGIINDLSKALTNDNTALANSYLQQLGKTPFFKKEKPTPYDEAVNLIWFLENVFYPATGQILSYLKNRFPNAINPNNPLIRMGFWPGGDRDGNPFVTVPNTLKVAEALRGGIVKSYYLEVRRLKKRLTFKGVANLLADLEQRLYNNLFVPGYKADLSVAEIKGTMQQIRATILRLHNGLFVNQVDSFLNKVDLFGLHFASLDIRQDSSVHTRLLEEVAGKSDVLPENYAELSEDDKINALLAIEKTIEPAFFEDELLQDTLESLNAIKTIQAFNGEAGCHRYIISHSTSALNVLEVYALFILRGWEPESISVDIVPLFETIEDLRNSGSVMQKLYENQTYRQHLQSRGNVQTIMLGFSDGTKDGGYLMANWSIYKAKEMLSNLSKQYEIEVVFFDGRGGPPARGGGKTHQFYASMGRNIANKEIQLTIQGQTISSNFGTVDAARYNMEQLMHAGISNALFSNREKTLTEPEEELLISLANESFNAYNTLKNHPDFLEYLNYVSPLRYYAEANIGSRPAKRKSGQLNLDDLRAVPYVGAWSQLKQNVPGFYGVGTALEKMEAAGKWPELKALYEDSLFFKTLLDNCEMAMNKCCFPVTAYLAEHPKYGVLWKIMNEEFERSKKYLLLLSGSDELMADKPIDQLSIQLRQRIELPLITIQQYALTKIRAMEEQQLERDEKKIYEKLVMRCSFGIINAERNSA
- a CDS encoding DinB family protein, whose amino-acid sequence is MAEKNNLEVWLRGPIADIHWNLQPVAHALLQAREEVNELTNNFNEDLLWKKPGPVATAGFHLQHLTGVLDRLFTYARGEALNTEQLKALAQESQPDVAQLNLIGLVQNFNNQVDKAIAQLKQTDSNQLSETRLVGRAKIPSTVLGLLFHAAEHTQRHLGQLLVTVKVLESSSELQ